A segment of the Streptomyces sp. L2 genome:
GTGGGGTGGGCGGGGACGCGGGTGCGGTAGAGGACGAACGGCCGCCACAGGTACCACACGGGCACGCTCCAGGCGTGCACGAGCCGGGTGAACGGCCACACGGCGAGGATCGCCCAGGCGGCGGTGGCGTGGACCTGGTAGATCAGCGGGGCGTGCGAGATGGCGTGCACGTCGGGGTTGCCGGCGAACAGCCCCCGGAACCACAGGGCGACGCTCTGCCGGTAGTCGTAGCCCGCGCCGAACAGGTTGATGCCCATCGTGGGGATGATCCCGAGCACGATGACGATCGCGAGCAGGATCAGCGCGAGCCAGTCGACGGGGCTGGTGGTGGCGCGCACCCGGGGCACGGTGGTGCGGCGGAAGGCGAGGACGGCGACGCCGAGGATCACGGCGAGCGCGGCGACGGTGCCGCCGACCGAGGAGAACCAGCGGTAGGTGTCCTCGGGGATGCCCAGCCAGCGGGTGAACGACTCGGGGATCAGGATGCCGAGCACGTGCCCGGCGATGGCGGCGAAGGTGCCGTAGTGGAACAGCGGGCCGCCCCACTTCAGCAGCCGGCCCTCCTGGAGCTGGGTCGAGCGGCTGGTCCAGCCGAACTGGTCGTAGCGCCACCGCCAGACGTGGCCGACGACGAACGTGACGAGGGCGAGGTAGGGCAGGATGACCCACCACCACAGGTCCCAGGAACTCATCTGACGCCGTCTCCGTTCGTCGGCAGGAGGGGTGCGGTGGGCGCGGCGGGCGCCCCCGGACGCGCGGTGGGGGCCGCGCCCATGTACTCGGGCGGGGCGAAGGGCTCCAGGCCCACCTCCTCGCGGGGCGGGCCCTCGGTGGCGAGCCGGCGCAGGGTGTCCCGGTCGCGTCCGCGCGGTGCGGGCAGCCGGCCGCAGACGGCGTCGAGGACCGGGGCGTAGAGGTCGTCGCGGTCGCGCAGGGCGCCGCGCAGCAGTTCCAGGCCGGACTGGCACTGCAGCAGGACCCGGCGGCCGGGTTCGGGGGCGAGCGAGGCGAACTCCAGCACGAGCGGCAGGAAGTCGGGCAGTTCGGCGTCGGGCGGTTCGTGGCCGGCCTGCCGGTAGACGTGCTTGAGGGCCAGCAGCGCCATGCCGCGGGCCCGGGTGTCGCCGTGCCGGTAGTAGGTGAGGTGCAGGCTGCGGTGGCGGGTGTGGTCGAAGGTCTCCACGTAGCCTTGGGCCGCCTCGGTCGGGGTCAGCGCGCGGAGTCCGTCCGTGACGCGGGCCAGCCGGTCCCGGTCGGTGGCGTCGGCGAGGGCGGGCAGCGCGGCGGTCACCTCGTCGAGCCGGCCGAGCACCGTATCGTCCGGGTAGCGCAGCAGGATCGACCCGATGCGATGCAGCAGCGGGCTGTCGCCGGGCGCACGGCGTGCGGCGCGGATGCGGCGGCGGATCACTGCGCGCCCTCCTCGCCGAACAGGCCGGGCGCCCGGCCGCTGCCGTCCCAGCCGAGCAGGTTGAAGCGGACCTGGCCCTCGTCGTCGCGGAAGTGGCTGCCGCCGTGCGGCGCGGACAGGCCGGGCAGCGTGGGGGGTGGGGTGCCGAGCTGGTCCTGGTCGTGGTCGGCGTAGTCGGCGCCGCCGCCCGGGTAGTCGAGTGAGCAGTGCTGTGCCATCAGCGCGCCGGTGCCCTCGGCGTGGACGCGCGGGATGACGTAGCGGTCGTCGTACTTGGCGATGGCGAGCAGCCGGTACAGGTCCTCGATCCCCTCGGCGTCGGTGCCGACGGAGGCCAGCAGGTCGTGGTCGACGGGGTCGCCGAGCTGCTGGGCGCGCATGTGGGCGCGCATCGCGGTGAGCCGGCGCAGCACGCCCTCCACCACGGCGGTGTCGCCGGCGGTGAACAGGTTCGCCAGGTACTCCATGGGGATGCGCAGGGATTCGATGGCGGCGAAGATCCGGTCCGGGTCGTCGTCGTGGTAGCCGGTGGCGTGCACGGCGTCGGCGACCGGGGACAGCGGGGGCACGTACCAGACCATCGGCATGGTGCGGTACTCCGGGTGCAGGGGCAGCGCCACCCTGTGCTTCGTGATGAGCGCGTTCACCGGGGAGCGCTTCGCGGCCTCGATCCAGTCGTGGGCGATGCCGTCGCGGGCGGCGGCGGCCTGCACCTCGGGGTCGTGCGGGTCGAGGAACACCGACAGCTGGGCCTCGTACAGGTCCTTCTCGTCCGTGACGGAGGCGGCCTGAAGGACGGCGTCGGCGTCGTAGAGCATCACGCCGAGGTGGCGGAGCCGGCCGACGCAGGTCTCGGAGCAGATGGTGGGCTGCCCGGCCTCGATGCGCGGGTAGCAGAAGGTGCACTTCTCGGCCTTGCCGGTGCGGTGGTTGAAGTACACCTTCTTGTACGGGCATCCGCTCACGCACATCCGCCAGCCCCGGCACCGGTCCTGGTCGACGAGGACGATGCCGTCCTCGGCCCGCTTGTACATGGCGCCCGAGGGGCAGGAGGCGACGCAGGACGGGTTGAGGCAGTGCTCGCAGATCCGCGGCAGGTAGAACATGAAGGCCTGCTCGAACTCCATGCGCACCTTCTCCGCCATGCCCCGCAGGTTGGGGTCGGCGGTGGCGTGGGTGCCGGAGCCGGCGAGGTCGTCGTCCCAGTTGGGGCCGCGCACGGGCCGCATGTCCCGGCCGGTGAGCTGCGACTTGGGGCGGGCGCTGGGGAAGGCGTCCGACAGCGGGGCCGTGGTCAGGCTCTGGTAGTCGTACGTCCAAGGCTCGTAGAAGTCGTCCAGGGAGGGCAGGTCGGGGTTGTAGAAGAGGGTGAGGAGCTTGCGCAGCCGCCCGCCGGCCTTCAGCCTCAGCTTGCCGTGCCGGTCGAGTTTCCAGCCGCCCTTCCACTGCTCCTGGTCCTCGTAGCGGCGGGGGTAGCCGGAACCGGGCTTCGTCTCGACGTTGTTGAACCAGACGTACTCCGAGCCGGAGCGGTTGGTCCAGGTCTGTTTGCAGGTCACCGAGCAGGTGTGGCAGCCGATGCACTTGTCGAGGTTCATGACCATGGCGACTTGAGCCATACAGCGTCCGATAGTGGTTCCACCACGGGGCATCAGAACTGGACCTCCTGTCCGCGCCGCCGGATGACGGTGACCTCGTCGCGCTGGTTGCCGGTGGGGCCGATGTAGTTGAAGCCGTACGAGAACTGGGCGTAGCCGCCGATGAGATGGGTGGGTTTCACCAGCAGGCGGGTGAGGGAGTTGTCGCCGCCGCCGTGCAGTCCGGAGGTCTCGGTGCGCGGCACGTTCAGGTGCCGGTCCATGGTGTGGTACATGAACACGGTGCCCTCGGGCATGCGGTGGGTGACGACGGCCCGGCAGGCTACGACGCCGTTGCGGTTGTACGCCTCGATCCAGTCGTTGTCCGCGACGCCGATGCGTTCCGCGTCGAGCGGGCTCATCCAGATCACCGGACCGCCGCGGAACAGGGTGAGCATGTGCAGGTTCTCCTGGTACTCGGAGTGGATGGACCACTTCGAGTGCGGGGTCAGGTAGCGGACCACGAGTTCGGGGCGGCCGTCGGGCGAGCGGCTCGGGTCGCCGAAGTGGCCGAGCACGTTCAACGGCGGCCGGTACACCGGGAGTTGTTCGCCGAACTCGGCCATCCAGTCGTGGTCGAGGAAGAAGTGCTGGCGGCCGGTGAGGGTGTGCCAGGGTTTGAGCCGTTCGACGTTGACGGTGAACGGCGAGTAGCGCCGGCCCCCGGACTCGGTGCCGGACCACTCGGCGGAGGTGATCACGGCGCGCGGCTGGGTGCGGGTGTCCTCGAAGGTGATCCGGTCGCCGGAGCGTTCCTCGGCCAGGTCGGCCAATTCCACTCCGGTGCGGTCCTCCAGGGCGCGCAGCGACTCGACCGCGAGCCGTCCGTTGGTGGTGCCGGACAGCGCGAGGATCGCCTCGCAGAACTGGACGTCGCGGGCGATGGAGGGCCGGCCGTCGCCGGCGCCGCCGCGGACGGTGCCGTTGCGGGAGCGCAGGTAGGCGATCTCCTCGCCGGGTTTCCAGGTGAGGCCCTTGGTGGTGGTGCCGAGGGTGTCGAGGAGGGGTCCGACGGCGGCCATCTTCTCGGCGACGGCCGCGTAGTCGCGTTCCACCACGATCAGTTTGGGCATGGTCCGGCCGGGCACCGGCTCGCACTCCCCCGCCTTCCAGTCCCGCACCCGGCCGTGCGGCTGGGCCAGTTCGTCCGGGGTGTCGTGGGCGAGCGGCGCGGCGATCACGTCCCGGCGGGTGCCGAGGTGGACGGCCGCGAGCCGGGAGAACTCGGCGGCGATGGTGTGGAAGGCGTCGAAGTCGCTGCGGGTCTGCCAGGGCGGCGCGATGGCCGGGTTGAAGGCGTGCACGAAGGGGTGCATGTCGGTGGAGGACAGGTCGTGCTTCTCGTACCAGGTCGCGGCGGGCAGCACGATGTCGGAGAACAGGCAGGTGCTGGTCATCCGGAAGTCGACGGCCACCGACAGGTCGAGTTTGCCGACGGGCGCCCGCTCGCGCCACGTGACGTCCTTCGGGCGCAGGTGCGGCGGTGTCTCCTCGGCGGTGACGGCGTCGTCGGTGCCGAGGAGGTGGCGCAACATGTACTCGTGGCCCTTCATCGACGACGCGAACAGGTTCGCGCGCCAGATGAGCAGGACGCGGGGGAAGTTGGCCGGGTCGTCGGGGTCCTCGGCGGCGAACCGCAGCCGGCCCGCCTTCAGTTCCTCGACGATGTGCTCCTGGACGTCCTTGCCGGCCCGCTCGGCCTCGTCGCACAGGTCCAGCGGGTTGCGGTCGAACGCCGGGTGGGAGGGCATCCAGCCGAGGCGGGCGGCGAGCGCGTTGCAGTCCGGCAGGGTGCGGCCGGCGAGGGTGCCGGGGCCGAGGGGGCTGGTGAGGACGTCGGCGGGGAACGCCTCGTAGCGCCACTGGTCGGTGGCGAGCCAGAACAGCGGGGTGCCGACCATGTGCCGGGTGGGCCGCTGCCAGTCCAGGCCGAACGCGAGGTGGAACCAGCCGGTCAGCGGCCGTACCTTCTCCTGGCCGACGTAGTGCGCCCAGCCGCCGCCGTTGACGCCCTGGCTGCCGGTGAGCATCACCAGCGACAGGAAGGCCCGGTAGATCTGGTCGGAGTGGAACCAGTGGTTGGTGCCGGCGCCCATCGCGATCATCGAGCGGCCGTGCGTGCGCTCGGCGTTGCGGGCGAACTCCCGCGCGACCCGGGCCGCCGCCTTGGCCGGCACGCCGGTCAGGGTCTCCTGCCAGGCCGGGGTGCAGGGCGTGGCCGCGTCGTCGTACCCGATGGGCCACTCGCCGGGCAGTCCCTCGCGGCCGACGCCGTACTGGGCGAGGACCAGGTCGAAGACGGTGGTCACCAGGTGGCCGCCGATCCGCGCGGCCGGCACACCGCGCCGGACCGTGCCGCCGGACTCGCCGGGGCCCGCGTCGAAGCGCGGCAGGTCCACGGGCGCCGGCTCCGCGTCGGGGCGGCCGTGCAGGGACAGCAGCGGGTCGACGCCGTCCAGGCGGAGGTTCCAGCGCGGGTCCGGGGAGTCCTTCTCGCCGGGCCAGCGGAAGCCCAGCGAGCCGTTCGGGACGGCCGGTTCGCCGGTGCGCGCGTCCAGCAGGACCGTCTTGAACTCGGCCGCCTCGTCATCGCGGCCGGGCGGGCCGGACTGGTCGGGCAGGCTGGGCAGGTCGGCGGCGGTGAGGAACTTGTCCGGGACGTACGCCGTCCCCTTCTCCCCCGTCCGCTCGCGCAGCCGGACCAGGAACGGCAGGTCGGTGTAGGTCTTGGCGTACTCGGTGAAGTACGGCACCTGCCGGTCGCGGTAGAACTCGCTGAGAATGACGTGGCCCATCGCCATGGCCAGTGCCCCGTCGGTGCCGGGGGCGGCGGCGAGCCAGTCGTCGGCGAACTTGGTGTGGTCGCTGTAGTCCGGCGAGACCACCACGACCTTCTGCCCCTTGTAGCGGGCCTCGGTCATGAAGTGGGCGTCGGGGGTGCGGGTGATGGGCAGGTTGGTGCCCCACACGATCAGGTAGCCGGCGTTCCACCAGTCGCCTGACTCCGGTACGTCGGTCTGGTCGCCGAAGACCTGCGGGGAGGCCATCGGCAGGTCGGCGTACCAGTCGTAGAACGAGGAGATGGTGCCGCCGATCATCGACAGGAACCGGGTGCCGGCCGCGTACGACGTCATCGACATCGCGGGGATCGGGGAGAACCCGACGATCCGGTCCGGGCCGTACCGCTTGACGGTGTCCACCTGCGCGGCCGCGATCAGCTCGGCCACCTCGTCCCAGGTGCTGCGCACGAAACCGCCCTTGCCGCGGGCGCGCTTGTACGTCGCGGTGCGCTCGGGGTCGGCGGTCAGCCACGCCCAGGCCTCCACCGGGTCGGGGTGCTCGGCCTTCGCCCGCCGCCACAGCTGGAGCAGGGGGCCCCGCACGTAGGGGTGGCGGATGCGGGTGGGCGAGTAGGTGTACCAGGAGAAGGAGGCGCCGCGGGGGCAGCCTCGGGGCTCGTACTCCGGGGAGTCCGGGCCGACCGAGGGATAGTCGGTGGCCTGGGTCTCCCAGGTGATGATGCCGTCCTTGACGTACACCTTCCACGAGCAGGAGCCGGTGCAGTTGACGCCGTGCGTGGAGCGGACCTCGCGGTCGTGCCGCCAGCGTTCGCGGTAGAACTCCTCGGCCGCGCGGCCGCCCTCGCGGTACAGGATCCGCCGGTCGGGTGACTGCTCGCCCGGGAAGAAGTACTGCGCCGAGCGCATCAGCCGTTCCGCCGCCTCACCGGCGCGGTCCTGGGTCACGTGCGTCGCCTCCTCCTGCGTGGTGGTGCGGTCGGACTCGGGCCGGCTGACGGCCGCTCAGGCGCCGTCGCGGCAGGAGTCGGAGGACGACGGGCCGGTCCGCTCACCGGCGTGCGGCGCGGCACCCGCCGCCGGCCGGGCCTGGGCGGCCACCTCAGTCTCAGCCGCCCCTACCCGGCCTGCAACCGGCCATGCGCGCGAAACGGGCGCGAGCCCCTGGCCGGGCGACGGGTCGCCGGCCCTTGCCGGCCGCGGCGCTCACTCCGGCGCGTGACACAGCGCGAGCACGGCGATGTCGTCGCCCGGGGCCGGGGCCACCTGCTCCACCAGCTCGTCGAGCAGCGTCTCCGGGGTGCGCCCGCGCAGCCGTACCGCCGCACGGCTGAGCCGCTCCAGACCGGCGGACAGGTCCTCACCGCGCCGCTCCACCAGGCCGTCGGTGTAGAGGAGCAGCAGGCTGCCCGCGTCGAGCCGTTCGGTGGCCGCCGGCTCGCGCGGCACACCGGTGTCCACACCCAGCGGGAGCCCGTGCCCGCCGGAAAGGAACCGGGCCGGGCCGGTCGCGGGGACGAGCAGCGGCGGCGGATGTCCGGCGTTGGCCCAGGCGAACGAGGAGCGGCCGCCCACCGAGGGCCGGACCACGCCGAACACGAGCGTGGCGGTGACGTCCGTCTCCCGCAGGTTCTCCAGCGCCCGGTCGAGCCGGCGCACCACCTCGTCCGGCGGGGCGGGCCGGTCCAGGGCGAGCGCGCGGAGCATGTGCCGCAGCTGGCTCATCCGTGCCGTGGCCCGGACGTCGTGCCCGGCCACGTCGCCGACGGCGACGGTGAACGTGCCGTCGGGCAGCACGATCGCGTCGTACCAGTCGCCGCCGACCTCCGCGTAGGTTCGCGCGGGCGTGTAGCGGGCGGCCAGCCGGAACGGGGGGACGGCGGGCAGCGCGTCCGGCAGCAGGGAGCGCTGGAGGTAGGTGGCGATGTGCCGTTGCTGGCCGTACAGGCGCGCGTTCTCCAGGACGAGGGCCCCCTGGTGCGCGATGGTGTCGATGAGGGGCACCTGTGCCTCGGTGAAGGGCCGGCCCGCCCGGCCGCGGGTCACGATGAGCACCCCGAAGGGCCGGCCGCCGACACCGAGGGGAGCGGCGATCGCGGTGTCCGCCCCGAGCCGGGCCAGCAGTTCCAGCTGGGCGCGTTCCAGAGCGTCCCTGGCCTGCTCGGGCGGCCGTACGCCGGGGACGAGGACGGCGGTGGCCCGGCGCAGGGCCTGGGCCAGCGGCGCGGAGGAGTCCTCCGGCCAGGCCGGCAGCAACCGGGACGGCTCACCGGGGCGCGGGATGTCCGGACCGGGGAGACCGGGGTCCGGACCGGGGCGGCCGGGGTCCGGGCCGGGGTGGCTGGGGCCTGAGCCGAGGAGGCCGGGGTCCGAGCCGCGGAGGCCGGGGTCCGGACCGGGGTGGCTGGGGCCCGAGCCGCGGAGGCCGGGGTCTGGGCCGGGGTGGCCGGGGTCCGAGCCGAGGAGGCCGGGGCCCGTTCCGGGGAGGCCGGGGCCCGTTCCGGGGACATCCGGACCGCGGAGGCCGGGGTCCGGGCCGAGGAGGCCGGGGTCCGAGCCGAGGAGGCCGGGGTCCGAGCCGCGGAGGCCGGGGTCCGAGCCGCGGAGGCCGGGGCCCGTTCCGGGGACATCCGGACCGGGGAGACCGGGGTCCGGGCCGGGGCCCGGGACGTTCGGGCCAGTGCCTGCGGCGTCCGGGCCGGGGTGGCCGGGGCCTGGGCCGGGGAGGCCGGGGTGCGGGTCTCGGCCCGCCACCACGGCCCGGCGGGCCCGGCCCCGCTCGTCGAGCAGGTCGATGACGCACCAGTCGGCGAGACCCTCGACGAGGAGTTCCGCCAGCCGGCGCAGGCTGCGTTCCCAGCCCCGGCCCTCCCGCAGCGCCTCCGTGACGTCCGCCAGCAGCCTGAGCGGAATGGGCTCCTCCACCGGTCCGCCGCCTCCTTCGCGCCCCCGGCCTCCCCCGCGGCCCGGCCGGCGTCTCGTCCCCGTCTCCCAGTCTGCCCGCGGGACTCGGGGCGGGCGCGTCGTCGTACCCCCGCCCGTACACGGGAGGGAGGCCGCGCGCACCGCCGGCCGGGCCGGGCCGATTGCTCCACTCGCGTGTGAGAACCGCCCGTTCGGCGGTGTGTCGGCCGCTCACGGCTTCCCTCGGGGCCGCGAGCCGCGAGTATGGCGCACGACTGACGCCATGGCGCGGGCGAACCGCGAGCATCGGAGAAACGCGACCTGTGACTATTCTCAACAGCCCTGAGCCCTCGGCCGAGCCCACGTACGACAGTGAGGTGCCGGTCCGGAGCAGGAAGCCCGGCAGCGTCGTGGTCAAGTGGATGACGACCACCGACCACAAGACGATCGGCACGCTGTACCTGACGACGTCGTTCGCGTTCTTCATCATCGGTGGCGTGATGGCGCTGCTGATGCGCGCCGAGCTGGCCCGGCCGGGTCTGCAGATCATGTCGAACGAGCAGTTCAACCAGGCGTTCACGATGCACGGCACCGTGATGCTGCTGATGTTCGCCACCCCGCTGTTCGCCGGCTTCACCAACTGGATCATGCCGCTGCAGATCGGCGCGCCCGACGTGGCGTTCCCGCGGCTGAACATGTTCGCCTACTGGCTCTACCTGTTCGGCTCGCTCATCGCGGTCGGCGGCTTCCTCACCCCGGACGGCGCGGCCGACTTCGGCTGGTTCGCCTACTCCCCGCTGACGAACGCGGTGCACAGCCCGGGGCTCGGCGCCGATCTGTGGATCATGGGTCTGGCCTTCTCCGGCTTCGGCACGATCCTCGGCTCGGTCAACTTCATCACCACGATCATCTGCATGCGCGCCCCGGGCATGACCATGTTCCGGATGCCGATCTTCGTGTGGAACGTGCTGCTCACCGCGGTCCTGGTGATCCTCGTCTTCCCGATTCTGGCGGCCGCCCTGTTCGCCCTGGAGGCGGACCGCAAGTTCGGCGCCCACGTCTTCGACTCGGCCAACGGCGGGGCGCTGCTGTGGCAGCACCTGTTCTGGTTCTTCGGCCATCCCGAGGTGTACATCATCGCCCTGCCGTTCTTCGGCATCATCACGGAGATCATCCCGGTGTTCTCCCGCAAGCCGATCTTCGGTTACATGGGCCTGGTCGCCGCGACGATCTCGATCGCCGGCCTGTCCGCGACGGTGTGGGCGCACCACATGTACGTCACCGGTGGTGTGCTGCTGCCGTTCTTCTCCTTCATGACGTTCCTCATCGCGGTCCCGACCGGGGTGAAGTTCTTCAACTGGATCGGCACGATGTGGAAGGGCTCGCTGTCCTTCGAGACGCCGATGCTGTGGTCGGCGGGCTTCCTCGTCACGTTCCTCTTCGGCGGCCTGACCGGGGTGATCCTGGCGTCGCCGCCGATGGACTTCCACGTCTCCGACTCGTACTTCGTGGTGGCGCACTTCCACTACGTCGTCTTCGGCACGGTCGTCTTCGCGATGTTCGCCGGATTCCACTTCTGGTGGCCGAAGTTCACCGGCAAGATCCTCGACGAGCGGCTCGGCAAGATGACGTTCTGGATGCTGTTCTGCGGCTTCCACGGCACCTTCCTCATCCAGCACTGGCTGGGCGTCGAGGGGATGCCCCGCCGGTACGCCGACTATCTCGCCGCCGACGGCTTCACCACGCTCAACACGATCTCGTCGATCAGCTCGTTCCTGCTGGGCATGTCGATGCTGCCGTTCTTCTACAACATCTGGAAGACCGCCAAGTACGGCAAGCCGGTCGGCGTGGACGACCCGTGGGGCTACGGCCGTTCGCTGGAGTGGGCGACCTCCTGCCCGCCCCCGCGGCACAACTTCGTGACCCTGCCCCGGATCCGCAGCGAGTCCCCGGCGTTCGACCTGCACCACCCGCAGATCGCGCTGGCCGAGGCGGAGGCCCACGGCAGCCACGCGTGAGGGTCCGACGGCGGTGAGGAGCGATGTGTCGAGGCAGCGAGCCGAGGGAGTCCGTCTCGGCAACGAGGTGGAGGGCTACCTGCTGTGGCAGGCCACGGTGGCGGTGGCCGAGCAGCGGGCGCGGGAGTTCGTGACGCCCCTGGACTGGCTGACGACGGCACAGCGCACCGAGGTCGAGCAGGCGTACGTCGCCGACGGCCTCCGGCGTGCCCAGCAGGACCTGGAACGGATCGCGGCCCGCTGCCGGTCGCTGCGCGGCGAGTACGAGGAGCGCTACCGGACACTGCGCGCCCGCTGCCTGGCGGGCACGCTGGCGGCGGGCGCCTGCCTCGTGGCGCTGGCCGCGGCGGCGGTGTCCCTGGGCCGTTGACGTAGGTGCGACCGGGCTGCCGACGCAGGACGTCCTCGGGCCGTTGACGCCGGTGTCCGCGCGGCCCGTGTCGGCGGGGCGCACGGGGGTACTCAACCGGCCCGGCGGGACCGGCGTGACGCACGGCCACCCTGAAGAAAGCGATCGGGCATGTCGATTCACACAACGGTGGGCCAGGACCCGGACAGCAACGACGTGGTGATCCTGCTGGAGCAGCAGCACGAGGAGATCCGGCGCCGGATGGAGCGGGTGCTCGCCGTCGACGGCAAGGAGCGGCGCAAGGCGTTCCACGCGCTGGTCCACCTCCTCGCGGTGCACGAGACGGCCGAGGAGGAGGTCGTCCACCCGCACGTCCGGCGGGTCCTGAAGGACGGTGACGAGTTGGTCGCCGGTCTGCTGGAGCAGGAGGCGCAGGCCAAACGGCTGTTGGCGGCGCTGGAGGACACCGACCCGGACGCCGCCGAGTTCAGGCCCCGGTTCCTCGCCCTGCGCGACGCCGTGGAGGCGCACGCCCGGGCCGAGGAGGAGCAGGAGTTCCCCGCGCTGCGGGCGGCCTCCGACGACGGGGCGCTGCAGTCGCTGGCGAAGCTCCTGCGCACCGCCGAGATCGTCGCCCCGACCCGCCCGCACCCCGGTATGGAGTCCAGGGCCAGGAACCTCGCGCTCGGCCCGTTCGCCGCGGTGGCCGACCGCACACGCGACGCGGTGCGCCGGATGCTGGGCGGCTGAGAGGCCCGCAGGGGCATGGTCCGGGTCGCTCCGGTTGCCCGGTCCGCAAGGGCGGGGCGAGGGTGACGCCGCCTAACCGTCCGGAGGCGGCGGGTAGATCAGGTGGCCGTCCTGGACGCGGGCGTGTTCGTTGAGGACGGCCGGTTTCGACGACGTGGGCGACAGGATGTGGAGCACCTCGACGCCGGCGACGAGCAGGGCGTCGGTGATCAACCGGCGGTGGCAGCGCCAGGGCACCGCCTCGCTGCACATGATGGCCGGCCGTTCGTGCCCGGCCAGGTCGAGCAGTTCGGCGAGACCTCCCGCGAACTCCTCGCCGGCCATGTAGTCGGCGTAGTCCCGGAAGGCCTTGACCCGCCAGGCGCCGTTGACGCTGGGCACGCCCTTGGGGGTGTGCCGCCGGCCGCCCAGCCGGCGGATCCAGCGGTAGGAGATGTCGGGCGGCAGGGCCTCGGTGATCGCCGCCTGGTTCCACTGCGGGTACTTCCTCGACGACGGGAAGGAGCGGACGTCGGCCAGGCAGGTGACGTCGTGGGCGCGCAGCATCGCCAGGACCTCGTCGAAGTCGCGGGTCGAGTGCCCGACCGTACAGACGCGGTTCACCGTCCCACCGCCTCACCCACCGCAGGTCCGTCCGCTACAGCTTCGTCAGCGCGCCTCCCTTGTGCAGGGCGACGTGGTCGGTCCGGTCGCTCTTGATCTCGTACTGCGGATCGTCCTTCGAGCAGCGGCGCATGTGCCCCTTGTAC
Coding sequences within it:
- a CDS encoding nitrate reductase subunit alpha, with the protein product MRSAQYFFPGEQSPDRRILYREGGRAAEEFYRERWRHDREVRSTHGVNCTGSCSWKVYVKDGIITWETQATDYPSVGPDSPEYEPRGCPRGASFSWYTYSPTRIRHPYVRGPLLQLWRRAKAEHPDPVEAWAWLTADPERTATYKRARGKGGFVRSTWDEVAELIAAAQVDTVKRYGPDRIVGFSPIPAMSMTSYAAGTRFLSMIGGTISSFYDWYADLPMASPQVFGDQTDVPESGDWWNAGYLIVWGTNLPITRTPDAHFMTEARYKGQKVVVVSPDYSDHTKFADDWLAAAPGTDGALAMAMGHVILSEFYRDRQVPYFTEYAKTYTDLPFLVRLRERTGEKGTAYVPDKFLTAADLPSLPDQSGPPGRDDEAAEFKTVLLDARTGEPAVPNGSLGFRWPGEKDSPDPRWNLRLDGVDPLLSLHGRPDAEPAPVDLPRFDAGPGESGGTVRRGVPAARIGGHLVTTVFDLVLAQYGVGREGLPGEWPIGYDDAATPCTPAWQETLTGVPAKAAARVAREFARNAERTHGRSMIAMGAGTNHWFHSDQIYRAFLSLVMLTGSQGVNGGGWAHYVGQEKVRPLTGWFHLAFGLDWQRPTRHMVGTPLFWLATDQWRYEAFPADVLTSPLGPGTLAGRTLPDCNALAARLGWMPSHPAFDRNPLDLCDEAERAGKDVQEHIVEELKAGRLRFAAEDPDDPANFPRVLLIWRANLFASSMKGHEYMLRHLLGTDDAVTAEETPPHLRPKDVTWRERAPVGKLDLSVAVDFRMTSTCLFSDIVLPAATWYEKHDLSSTDMHPFVHAFNPAIAPPWQTRSDFDAFHTIAAEFSRLAAVHLGTRRDVIAAPLAHDTPDELAQPHGRVRDWKAGECEPVPGRTMPKLIVVERDYAAVAEKMAAVGPLLDTLGTTTKGLTWKPGEEIAYLRSRNGTVRGGAGDGRPSIARDVQFCEAILALSGTTNGRLAVESLRALEDRTGVELADLAEERSGDRITFEDTRTQPRAVITSAEWSGTESGGRRYSPFTVNVERLKPWHTLTGRQHFFLDHDWMAEFGEQLPVYRPPLNVLGHFGDPSRSPDGRPELVVRYLTPHSKWSIHSEYQENLHMLTLFRGGPVIWMSPLDAERIGVADNDWIEAYNRNGVVACRAVVTHRMPEGTVFMYHTMDRHLNVPRTETSGLHGGGDNSLTRLLVKPTHLIGGYAQFSYGFNYIGPTGNQRDEVTVIRRRGQEVQF
- a CDS encoding GAF domain-containing SpoIIE family protein phosphatase; translation: MEEPIPLRLLADVTEALREGRGWERSLRRLAELLVEGLADWCVIDLLDERGRARRAVVAGRDPHPGLPGPGPGHPGPDAAGTGPNVPGPGPDPGLPGPDVPGTGPGLRGSDPGLRGSDPGLLGSDPGLLGPDPGLRGPDVPGTGPGLPGTGPGLLGSDPGHPGPDPGLRGSGPSHPGPDPGLRGSDPGLLGSGPSHPGPDPGRPGPDPGLPGPDIPRPGEPSRLLPAWPEDSSAPLAQALRRATAVLVPGVRPPEQARDALERAQLELLARLGADTAIAAPLGVGGRPFGVLIVTRGRAGRPFTEAQVPLIDTIAHQGALVLENARLYGQQRHIATYLQRSLLPDALPAVPPFRLAARYTPARTYAEVGGDWYDAIVLPDGTFTVAVGDVAGHDVRATARMSQLRHMLRALALDRPAPPDEVVRRLDRALENLRETDVTATLVFGVVRPSVGGRSSFAWANAGHPPPLLVPATGPARFLSGGHGLPLGVDTGVPREPAATERLDAGSLLLLYTDGLVERRGEDLSAGLERLSRAAVRLRGRTPETLLDELVEQVAPAPGDDIAVLALCHAPE
- the narJ gene encoding nitrate reductase molybdenum cofactor assembly chaperone, translated to MIRRRIRAARRAPGDSPLLHRIGSILLRYPDDTVLGRLDEVTAALPALADATDRDRLARVTDGLRALTPTEAAQGYVETFDHTRHRSLHLTYYRHGDTRARGMALLALKHVYRQAGHEPPDAELPDFLPLVLEFASLAPEPGRRVLLQCQSGLELLRGALRDRDDLYAPVLDAVCGRLPAPRGRDRDTLRRLATEGPPREEVGLEPFAPPEYMGAAPTARPGAPAAPTAPLLPTNGDGVR
- the narI gene encoding respiratory nitrate reductase subunit gamma translates to MSSWDLWWWVILPYLALVTFVVGHVWRWRYDQFGWTSRSTQLQEGRLLKWGGPLFHYGTFAAIAGHVLGILIPESFTRWLGIPEDTYRWFSSVGGTVAALAVILGVAVLAFRRTTVPRVRATTSPVDWLALILLAIVIVLGIIPTMGINLFGAGYDYRQSVALWFRGLFAGNPDVHAISHAPLIYQVHATAAWAILAVWPFTRLVHAWSVPVWYLWRPFVLYRTRVPAHPTEPGTSGRRWRRIGVRY
- the narH gene encoding nitrate reductase subunit beta, giving the protein MAQVAMVMNLDKCIGCHTCSVTCKQTWTNRSGSEYVWFNNVETKPGSGYPRRYEDQEQWKGGWKLDRHGKLRLKAGGRLRKLLTLFYNPDLPSLDDFYEPWTYDYQSLTTAPLSDAFPSARPKSQLTGRDMRPVRGPNWDDDLAGSGTHATADPNLRGMAEKVRMEFEQAFMFYLPRICEHCLNPSCVASCPSGAMYKRAEDGIVLVDQDRCRGWRMCVSGCPYKKVYFNHRTGKAEKCTFCYPRIEAGQPTICSETCVGRLRHLGVMLYDADAVLQAASVTDEKDLYEAQLSVFLDPHDPEVQAAAARDGIAHDWIEAAKRSPVNALITKHRVALPLHPEYRTMPMVWYVPPLSPVADAVHATGYHDDDPDRIFAAIESLRIPMEYLANLFTAGDTAVVEGVLRRLTAMRAHMRAQQLGDPVDHDLLASVGTDAEGIEDLYRLLAIAKYDDRYVIPRVHAEGTGALMAQHCSLDYPGGGADYADHDQDQLGTPPPTLPGLSAPHGGSHFRDDEGQVRFNLLGWDGSGRAPGLFGEEGAQ